The window CGAGACCGAGTAGATGAGGTTGAGGATCACGCGCATCCCCACGGAGTGGGCGACTCCGACCCTGAACTTCCATCCTCCGTAGTCGTTCCACTCGTCCGAGATCCGCGCCTCGCGCACCCCGTTGGCGAACATGCGCTCGATGAACAGGCGGTACATGCAGGGCGGATTGTACTCGAAAGTGTTGACGCGGCCGGCGATCACCCGCAGCGGCGTCCGGGTGATTCTCTGGGCCATCAAACGCACGCGCTCCCAGGGATCTTCCCGGAGCTCGCGCACGGTCTTCTTGAGATGCGAGCCGGAGATCAGCTCGATGCCTTCGAAGCCCGCGCGGTCCAGGTTCTCGGCGACGGGCAGCATCATGCCCGTGGTCATGTTTTCCGCCCAGAGGCTCTGATGGCCGTCGCGGATCGTGGTGTCGACGAAGCGAATGGTCTCCATGCGTCCTCCGCTGGGCGGGATCATAGGAAGTCGGGACCGATAATTCAACGATGCGGCGACCCCCGGGCGGCGCGGACGCGCTCCGGCGGAAGGCCTCGAGGTTCGAAGGTCGGGGAGAATCTCGGAGACGCGGCTCGGCGAGATTTCCGATCGGGCCGGGCCGAGGAGCTCGAGAACGTGTCCGTTGGGGTCGCCGGAAGTCAATACCGCGGCGCCCCCTGCGGGAGCCCGGTCGGCGGCCGTGACCGCGGTCCCTATTTCAGGTACTTCTCCGGATCTCGATCGAACTTCTCCTTGCAGCTCCTGCAACAGAAGAAGTAAGTGCGGCCCTTGTATTCGCTGGTGCCGGCCGCCTTTTGTTCTTCGACGTTCATGCCGCAGACCGGATCCTTTGCCATGAGTTTTTCCTTTCTTTCGGTCCTTTTTGAAGGCCTCGCCCGGACAAAGGTATCAAAATTTCCGGTTGCAAACGAGCCCGCTCCGATGCCGGCCGGAGGATTTCCTGGCAGGCCGGGGGGAATCTCTGAGGCAGGGCCGGCGCGCTCGCGTTGACAGACCACCCTGCCCGCCATAGGATTGGCCGGACCGGGCGCCTTCTCTTCGATCACGCCGATGAAACAGGAATCGCTCTCGATTTCCGGCAAAACCGAATCCGAGGCCGAAGATCTGGCGCCCGCGCGCGGGGGCCGCGGACGGGAAGCGGCTCGGGATGTCGCGCTTCGCGTCGGCTCGATCTTCGCGATGCTCCTGAGCTGGTGGGTGCTCAGCCTTTTCTTCCCGCCGACGCTCGTGCCCAAGCCGTGGGCGACGCTCGAAGAGGTCGGCGCGATCATCGCTTCGGGAACGTTCTTCTCCGAGATGGGGAGCACGCTGCGGCGGGTTTTCGTCGGTTTCGCCATCGCGATGGCGGGCAGCGTACCGTTGGGAATCCTGATGGGGACGTCGCGGAGCCTGGAAAGCTTCTTCGAGCCGCCGGTCATCCTGGGCCTTACGATGCCAGGCCTGATCTGGGCGGTCCTGATGATCATGTTCTTCGGCCTCACGGAAACCAGCGCGTACGCCGCGGTGGCGGTCACGATTCTTCCCATGCTGACGATCAGCCTGTGGCAGGGGACCAAGGCGATCGACAAGGACCTCATCGACATGAGCAAGGCCTTCCACGCGAGCGCGTGGTCGAAGGTCGCGGACGTCATCCTGCCGCAGCTCGTGGCCCACATCCTCGCGGCGGTCCGGTACGGCCTCGGCCTGGCCTGGAAAGTGGTGGTCGTGGTGGAGATGTTCGGCTTCAGTAACGGCGTGGGCTATCAGGTGGTGCGCGGGTTCAACGTCTTTTCCATGAAAACCGTCCT is drawn from Candidatus Zixiibacteriota bacterium and contains these coding sequences:
- a CDS encoding YHS domain-containing protein, with protein sequence MAKDPVCGMNVEEQKAAGTSEYKGRTYFFCCRSCKEKFDRDPEKYLK
- a CDS encoding ABC transporter permease — translated: MKQESLSISGKTESEAEDLAPARGGRGREAARDVALRVGSIFAMLLSWWVLSLFFPPTLVPKPWATLEEVGAIIASGTFFSEMGSTLRRVFVGFAIAMAGSVPLGILMGTSRSLESFFEPPVILGLTMPGLIWAVLMIMFFGLTETSAYAAVAVTILPMLTISLWQGTKAIDKDLIDMSKAFHASAWSKVADVILPQLVAHILAAVRYGLGLAWKVVVVVEMFGFSNGVGYQVVRGFNVFSMKTVLAWAITFLIVMIVIEFGIIGWLERLVTRWRPRVEAWRR